TTCTGCCTTTCCGCGACCTACAATAGCTTGCTTAATAACGAGGGGGGTATACTCCCGAACGGCAAGCCCCAGTTCAGCCATGGCCATACAGACAACCCCCCGGGCCTCGGCTACAGGGATAGCGGTAGCGGTGTTTTTTCCCATATAGAGGGTCTCCACCGCCCCTTCTTCTGGAGCATAGAGAGTAATAATATCCCGTATTTGGCGATAGATACACAATAAACGTTCCGGGCGGCTGAGATGTGGTTCAGTTTCTATACATCCATGGGCTACATGGATAAGACGATTCGATTCATATACCACAAGGCCCCAGCCCGTGGCCGCCAGTCCGGGATCTACTCCCAGGATCCGGCGAGGGGGGGTACGCAAAGGATTACTCTTCTTCAAACCCTTCAGGAATTTCAAGGTTATGATAGACGTTTTGCACGTCATCGTTTTCTTCAAGCCGCTCGATCATCTTAAGAACCTTGCTCGTCGATTCTTTGTCGAGGGATACTTCCATATCGGGGATCATACTGATTTCAGCACTCATCGATTCAAACCCACGGGCATTGAGGGCATTGAGGACCGTTTCAAAATCTTCAGGGGCGGTGATTACTTCGATAACCCCATCGGAGGTACTTACATCCTCTGCACCGCCTTCCAGGGCGGCCTCCATGATCTGATCCTCCGAGTATTTCTCCCCATCAAAGGTAATGAGCCCCTTCCGCTTGAAAAGCCGAGAAACAGCCCCTGCCGTAGCGAGGGACCCCCCTGCCTTAGTCAGAATATTCCGTACATCCGCCGCGGCCCGATTCTTATTATCCGTAAGAACTTCGATAAGAACCGCCACGCCACCGGGCGCATAGGCCTCATAGGTCAACTCTTCGTAGTTTACCCCTTCTAGTTCGCCCGTACCCTTCTTAATGGCCCGTTCCACGTTATCCTTGGGCATGTTCGCCGCCTTTGCCTTAAGGATGGCGGTCCTGAGTCGGGGATTTGCTTCGGGATCACCTCCACCCATTCGGGCAGCGATGGAAATTTCCTTGATAAGCTTGGTAAACAACTGGCCCC
The sequence above is drawn from the Treponema sp. J25 genome and encodes:
- the ruvC gene encoding crossover junction endodeoxyribonuclease RuvC, encoding MRTPPRRILGVDPGLAATGWGLVVYESNRLIHVAHGCIETEPHLSRPERLLCIYRQIRDIITLYAPEEGAVETLYMGKNTATAIPVAEARGVVCMAMAELGLAVREYTPLVIKQAIVGRGKAEKHQVQEMVRLLLGLDAVPQPDHAADALAAAICLAHGTACVALSS
- a CDS encoding YebC/PmpR family DNA-binding transcriptional regulator; the encoded protein is MSGHSKWATIKHKKGAADAKRGQLFTKLIKEISIAARMGGGDPEANPRLRTAILKAKAANMPKDNVERAIKKGTGELEGVNYEELTYEAYAPGGVAVLIEVLTDNKNRAAADVRNILTKAGGSLATAGAVSRLFKRKGLITFDGEKYSEDQIMEAALEGGAEDVSTSDGVIEVITAPEDFETVLNALNARGFESMSAEISMIPDMEVSLDKESTSKVLKMIERLEENDDVQNVYHNLEIPEGFEEE